The proteins below come from a single Elgaria multicarinata webbii isolate HBS135686 ecotype San Diego chromosome 11, rElgMul1.1.pri, whole genome shotgun sequence genomic window:
- the LOC134405949 gene encoding immunoglobulin alpha-2 heavy chain-like, translating to MDLLIFFFLVTVPRSGVLSEVVLTQSEAVLKKPGESHELTCAVTGLTLSSAWMNWIRQKPGSNIMYPVITIMNSLLSILFCLVAMPKWTVADIQLVSSGPGTLRPGETLRMACKVTGVSISDSGSIWNWVRQPPGKGLEWIARIYPKDGRKWYSSSLQSRTTISSENSKNEFSLQLNTLTADDSAMYYCARESTVSQGVLSQVVLTQSEAAMKKPGESHTLTCTIAGFDLSSTWMNRMSQKTRKGLEWLLHY from the exons ATGGATCTCTTGATCTTCTTTTTCTTGGTGACTGTTCCAAGAT CAGGTGTCCTCTCAGAAGTGGTTCTGACCCAGTCGGAGGCAGTACTGAAAAAACCTGGAGAATCCCATGAATTAACCTGTGCCGTCACTGGGCTTACTCTGAGTAGTGCCTGGATGAACTGGATCAGACAGAAACCTG gttccaacatcatGTATCCTGTTATTACAATTATGAATTCCTTGTTGTCCATCTTGTTTTGCCTGGTGGCCATGCCAAAAT GGACTGTTGCTGATATTCAACTCGTTTCATCTGGGCCAGGAACACTGAGACCTGGAGAAACTCTGAGAATGGCCTGCAAAGTGACAGGTGTCTCCATCTCTGACTCGGGTAGTATTTGGAACTGGGTCCGCCAGCCTCCTGGGAAAGGCCTAGAATGGATTGCAAGAATATATCCCAAAGATGGGAGAAAATGGTATTCATCTTCTCTACAGAGCCGCACAACCATTTCTTCAGAGAACTCCAAGAACGAGTTCTCTCTCCAGCTGAATACACTGACAGCTGATGATTCGGCTATGTATTATTGTGCCCGAGAAAGCACAGTGAGTCAAG GTGTCCTCTCACAGGTGGTTCTGACCCAGTCAGAGGCCGCAATGAAAAAACCTGGAGAATCCCATACACTGACTTGTACCATAGCTGGGTTTGATCTCAGCAGCACCTGGATGAACCGGATGAGCCAAAAAACTAGAAAAGGACTGGAATGGCTTCTGCACTATTAA